A region from the Muribaculum gordoncarteri genome encodes:
- a CDS encoding relaxase/mobilization nuclease domain-containing protein — protein MIAKFKNRVDFSGLVSYANDIKSDEKRGRLLSYQGVCVVSNETIADSFNTHLRRPDSRGRVHHIGQPVKHVSISFSPEDAHLFPDNEDGDRYMAQLVDEWLRGMGITNAQYIVARHFDKTHPHCHLVFSRIDLDGNIISAFNERISSAKVCKEIKLRYGLTFGNTTGEKVNRDRLRPIQQLRFDVKSAAIVAANCSTSWAEFQHSLEAHGIEAYFIINSSTGEIRGIAFAKDGCRFAGSKLSKQKLSYGKLVAKFGELPNVGVNVLFTPSRYHRINSEEGMGKLTAPYQDSSKGVGVLQTSSRNEPVKGKGVYKTESPFEGVLPVSTPAEPTEVSMIPLSIILDLLTGPAVVQFSGGGGTTNDLDWNDERRRRKEAEENRDIHKPFKRRR, from the coding sequence ATGATAGCCAAATTCAAAAACCGAGTTGACTTCTCGGGTCTGGTAAGCTATGCCAACGACATCAAGAGCGATGAAAAGAGAGGACGGCTATTGTCATATCAGGGTGTCTGTGTCGTTTCCAACGAAACTATTGCTGACAGTTTCAATACACATCTGCGTCGCCCGGATAGCCGAGGACGGGTACATCATATCGGGCAACCGGTAAAGCATGTGTCTATCTCATTCTCCCCGGAGGACGCCCATCTGTTCCCCGACAACGAGGATGGTGACCGCTATATGGCGCAGCTCGTTGATGAATGGCTGCGGGGCATGGGTATTACCAATGCACAGTATATCGTGGCACGTCACTTTGATAAGACGCACCCGCATTGTCATCTTGTGTTCAGCCGGATTGACCTTGACGGCAATATTATCTCCGCATTCAATGAGCGTATCAGTAGCGCGAAAGTCTGCAAGGAAATCAAGCTACGCTACGGTCTGACATTCGGTAACACGACAGGCGAGAAAGTTAACCGTGATAGACTGCGACCGATTCAGCAGTTGCGATTCGATGTCAAGTCGGCAGCAATCGTCGCCGCAAACTGCTCGACATCCTGGGCTGAATTCCAACATTCTTTGGAGGCACATGGGATAGAGGCTTATTTCATTATCAACAGCTCCACGGGAGAAATCCGAGGCATTGCATTCGCCAAAGATGGTTGTCGGTTTGCCGGTTCCAAACTCTCCAAACAGAAACTCTCCTACGGTAAGCTCGTTGCGAAGTTCGGAGAGCTGCCCAATGTGGGGGTGAACGTTTTGTTCACTCCCTCTCGTTACCATCGGATTAACTCTGAGGAGGGTATGGGCAAATTGACCGCACCCTATCAAGATTCAAGCAAGGGGGTCGGCGTTCTGCAGACCTCCTCTCGCAATGAGCCGGTTAAAGGTAAAGGGGTTTACAAAACGGAAAGTCCTTTTGAGGGAGTGCTACCCGTCAGCACTCCCGCTGAACCAACGGAAGTTAGTATGATACCATTGTCTATAATACTCGATCTGCTCACTGGTCCGGCAGTCGTGCAATTTTCCGGCGGTGGAGGCACCACCAACGATCTTGACTGGAATGATGAACGCCGTCGCCGTAAGGAAGCAGAGGAAAACCGAGATATTCACAAACCGTTCAAACGCCGAAGATGA
- a CDS encoding RNA-binding domain-containing protein: MTTDNSTCRQLFHSLIQHKESEVVEFKKAENNFDFDDLGRYFSALSNEANLHGLPFAWLVFGYDEKKHEIVGTFYKDGEGALNRVKQDLTNNMSDGQTFREIIPVEVYNKRILMFKIPASPRNIVMKWKGIAYGRDGESLKPLNQSKQDEIRNQTPYRDWSAEIVPNASLEDLDEVAIAKARKMFKKVHSRIPVAEVNAWSDEKFLSKCGLMIDGKLTRAAIILLGKSFSEYLLRPAVVQVTWTLRDKNKDVVDYEHFSVPYILTVDEILAKIHNLTLREMPGGTLFPDTMKQYDDYTIREALHNCIAHSNYQLQQRINFVENPGFLYYSNAGSFIPGSLEEVLSTDEPQKFFRNDCLCQAMVHFNMIDTVSRGIKKMFTEQWQRRFPMPDYEIDNDRQQVAVRIYGTSIDERYTNMLKNNDSLTLWDCISLDAIQKGHRIDETVAQDMMQRGLIEGEAPNYRISLTVAKKTKQLSGYTRVVGLERDKIKLMVLQYIQNAGADGAKRSDIMEYLGGTLPSRNTPDQNGQMVGNILKELASEGKIQSIKQRWYAMETE; encoded by the coding sequence ATGACAACTGACAACTCGACATGCAGGCAGCTTTTTCACTCTTTGATTCAGCATAAGGAATCGGAAGTGGTGGAGTTCAAGAAGGCGGAGAATAACTTCGACTTTGATGATCTCGGCAGGTATTTCTCGGCATTGAGCAACGAGGCGAATTTACATGGTCTTCCTTTTGCGTGGCTTGTATTTGGCTACGATGAAAAGAAGCATGAAATCGTCGGCACTTTTTACAAGGATGGCGAGGGTGCATTGAACAGGGTGAAGCAAGACCTCACTAATAACATGAGTGACGGTCAGACATTCCGCGAGATTATTCCTGTCGAAGTTTACAACAAGCGCATACTGATGTTCAAGATTCCGGCCTCACCGCGCAATATCGTGATGAAGTGGAAAGGTATCGCTTACGGTCGTGACGGCGAGAGTCTAAAACCACTCAATCAGTCGAAGCAGGATGAAATCCGCAATCAGACACCATATCGCGACTGGTCTGCCGAGATTGTGCCCAACGCTTCGCTCGAAGACCTTGATGAGGTTGCGATTGCAAAAGCCCGCAAGATGTTCAAAAAGGTGCATAGCCGGATTCCGGTTGCCGAAGTCAATGCTTGGTCAGATGAAAAGTTCCTCAGCAAATGCGGTCTTATGATTGACGGTAAGCTGACACGTGCAGCCATCATTCTTTTAGGCAAGAGCTTTTCGGAGTATCTGCTGAGACCGGCTGTCGTGCAGGTTACTTGGACGCTACGCGACAAGAACAAGGATGTTGTTGATTACGAGCATTTCTCCGTGCCATACATACTGACAGTCGATGAAATCCTTGCCAAGATTCACAATCTGACGCTGCGCGAGATGCCGGGCGGCACATTGTTCCCCGACACAATGAAGCAGTATGATGACTACACCATCCGTGAGGCACTTCACAACTGCATTGCCCATTCGAATTATCAGCTCCAGCAGCGTATAAACTTCGTTGAGAATCCCGGTTTTCTTTACTACTCCAATGCCGGTTCTTTCATTCCGGGATCATTGGAAGAAGTCCTGAGCACTGACGAGCCGCAGAAGTTCTTCCGCAACGACTGTCTTTGTCAGGCGATGGTGCATTTCAACATGATTGACACCGTAAGCCGAGGCATCAAGAAGATGTTCACCGAGCAATGGCAGCGCCGCTTCCCTATGCCGGACTATGAGATAGACAATGATAGGCAGCAAGTAGCTGTTCGCATTTACGGTACGTCCATTGATGAGCGTTACACCAATATGCTCAAGAATAACGACTCGCTTACCCTTTGGGACTGCATCTCACTTGACGCTATCCAAAAGGGGCACCGTATTGATGAAACGGTCGCGCAGGACATGATGCAGCGTGGTCTCATCGAAGGCGAAGCTCCAAACTATCGTATCTCGCTGACAGTGGCGAAGAAAACCAAACAACTTTCCGGTTATACTCGCGTTGTCGGCTTAGAGCGAGACAAGATAAAGCTCATGGTGCTCCAATACATTCAGAACGCTGGTGCGGATGGTGCCAAGCGTAGCGACATCATGGAATATCTCGGCGGCACTCTCCCCAGCCGCAATACTCCCGATCAGAATGGCCAAATGGTCGGTAATATTCTCAAGGAATTGGCATCTGAAGGCAAAATCCAATCAATTAAACAACGCTGGTATGCTATGGAAACCGAGTAG